ggggattgcagattcgtacaacttgccgcaatccttgttcagggaaattcggagctgcggtgctggcgatttgcctgatctggcctaccacgacatttacaattttcttgttaatcgtgaatcgtgttacactggcaaagccctcaaagcttacaagagcctggaagcttataaatattttgttgcggggtgGGTATcctaactatacctctggaaggttccgaagaagaatgtctacttgataacctcacgggtaagtggcattaagaaggttatcataaagagactatgcaggacgttttatcttaagaatgttcgtaatctaaactcagttccagataatgacagggttgtaaatatgtatgtttttgtctgaaaaacagaaaatcagaaagccgcggaagctgcgcaaatgtgcgcagctttctaaccaactgccttcttctcatactaatacttcctatgtttcatggactgtaacagcgttTGCTCATTTAGCaattttaatacataatttactttgatgaaattattcagacactccaacgccccccctaaaaaaaatcggatctgcgcgattcagctgtgaaaaaggcgcatccgccgtttgcatccctgtttaaactcataggttaaccgactttaaccagctaatgaggctcggtggtcggtcaagatttttttttagttttcgccatccctactatggattggcctttcaaaggcatatatgagccaaaaagctaaaacattgtcatagactaggccagggtagtagggctaggcatagccattttaaacgttagagactgtctagtttctaagtatgcagttatcattcaatccgaaaatcaacttaacagatgtactaggaggattgaattagaagattacacctacctgatatgaagtgttcactacaaattcggctggtagaactggggttccagttttctcttcgcacagcggacacccattttgcgcgtctctcctcgtctgtggggaatctataaaatgacaggccctccttttggccctgtctattggtacaaccaaatgctgaacaagatataaccattctcgaaagatctactcccacacacttgagaattagaacgggttcgtccaagttctatgcgcgaccatgccgtccaaaatggcggataaacaaataccttgtgacgtcacgtgcacgctctctatagatgCCAAAGCGGCTCATTCATCACAGACGGCTGGTGTTTTAAAGCTGTCCGTGTTAATTGTCCCCCCCGGCAGGCTGAGGAAGAGTTTAACATCGAGAAGGGACGACTTGTGCAAACACAGAGGTTAAAGATAATGGAGTATTACGAGAAGAAAGAGAAGCAGATTGAGCAGCAAAAGAAGATGTGAGTCAGTTCTACATCGAAATTCATGTTTCTACATTTTGTCACCAGCTTTTCTAATCATTATGTAATGAATCTGTGTCTCTGTAGACAAATATCCAACCTGATGAATCAGGCGAGGCTGAAGGTGCTCAAGGCTCGGGATGACATGATCCTGGTATGagctgtgtgtgcgtgcgtgcgtgtgtgttaatCCCGTACATGATTCTGATCATCTCAAtgtacttctctctctctgtctttctctctgtcatcCCCTTTCTCTatccctctgtgtctctctctttctctgtccctTTTGCTTGCTTGCACGTGTGCGTTCTCTCTACCTACCTCTgtgtccctctctgtctgtccctctgtttctctgtcccgctgtctgtctgtccctctctatcCCTCTGTGTGTCGCTCTGTCCctttcgcgctctctctctctctctctctctctctctctctctctctctctctctctctctctctgtgtgtgtgttttttaggaTCTTCTAAACGAAGCCCGTGTGCGGTTAGCCAACATCGCTAAAGACTCAGCTCAGTACTCGACTCTGTTAGAAGGACTCATTATGCAGGTCTGTGCTCTTCTTATTCATCACAGACCAGCTCAGAGCTTGACatgaactttttaatccactcgtCCAATCGCACAAGCAGCAGGATTTCTCACTTGTCCTGACTGTAACCTTTTTATTCCTATGTATTTATTAGTTCACTGAAAGAAAAGCCATTTAACTAAGTTAAtaaaaaaagcaggtatagttatgataatcattctGCTTtaagatttataatttttcaataaaactttaactgtaacaataaagaAAAGCTATCCAAAGCCCCCTTATAGTGCGTGTTATTCTAACCcaacgtttctcaacctttttttcagtcacggcacccttcagaagtatgcacccccatataaaatatatgcagtcacgctgaccatacgctgaccccggtaatgaggttgtgacatgggaaagggggcagtgagacaaattttgatgatgcatgaggcagcgatgatctgcattagtgtaattatcgggttttttggaattttaattcattttatttatttcaatgttagaatatataattttttgacggcaccccagtTGAGAGGCTGTtcgaacccattacctgatctgcagttttaagttgGACTCACCCaagttcaaagcttctggaggaaataaagttaaatcttgattaatccagtaaaacctgaagtataaattaatttaaagaaaacaaGCTAGACGTGATAAGCGTGACAATCACATTGTGAATGAAAGCAAACCATAAGCACTGTCGGAAAATTCCCCCGAAATATTTTACCACATtcgtgatggttaatgtgaaccatacaaaagaaaaatacaatgttcaaatgaaatgaagattcaccacagagatttattttgaggtatttgatcgccaTTTCCATGAATTCAAAGTTGAATAATCTATAATTCGATCTTACAATGTGTTTATTTTTACACACccacacctgctgtactcggtTTCCCCGGAATTTCGTAAACAGTAGCACGGTCGGCATACTGAAAgaattgaactagttttgttggaattttattgatgtaactcttgaataattactataaaaaattgtgatttttttttcaataaatattCAACTCGTCTCATCGGAcaggcagatgcggatttgacttgtccggaccaaacatttggttgtcccggacagtcggactaccattaATGTCAAGCCTTACAATGCGATGACGCTAAAGCCACTTTAAAATAATTCAGCACTATTTTTAAGTCTCCATCCTGACACGATTCTTCCACATTCAGTTCATATTACACAAGAAATGTCAGATTAATTATAAACAGCTCCTCTGTCTGACGTCATTGTTTTGTAGAATTAAGTGATTGAGTTCACGTTAACACGTCTCCTTTTCCTACAGGGCTTCTATCAGCTGCTGGAACCGAAGGTGGTGATTCGTTGTCGTAAGGATGATCTGGCCATGGTGGAGGTGAACACTGTTCCCCATTATTTCAGGGTGTTAATGTATAACAGTTAAGTTTTTGCTGTCCAGCCTTGCAAACCTGTGTAGAAGAGCCTCGTTTCTGAAACATGCACATGAGAGGTTTTACTACGCTGATAAAAGGGAATATGTGGTCTGTCAGATCTAAAAGAGAGCGTATTACATATATTTTGCATAAAAATAACACATTTCTCATCAGAACCAGAGTTAATTGCTTGCACTATTTTTAATGTAAATAAGTTTGTAATTACTAGTTTGTAGCGTGAGCATGATTAAGAGTGGTGCAGTagttaccactgtcgcctcactgcagAAAGGTTCAGGGTTTGAACCTGCAGGTCAACTGGGGCCTCTTTTGTTATCCCtattcaaccaacagggaacgaGTTCTGTTCTTGTTCATGCACCAAAATTTGAACCGTTcagggatgggtttcccaaaagcctcgtaACTCTAAGAGCATCTTTACTAGGAGAAagcgtgttcattgtgctgcttgctctacaatTTAATGATATCTTTGTGTTATGATGCTTTTGGGGAAACTCGGTCCAGAGCATTTCGATCAAAAATAAATTGATTCAGaatctgaaaagttggttcccagctggaaccaaaatatagctggtttttccagcgcaAGCCGTGACTtcagtgggcatgtcattagtATGGAGCGGAAGCGAGTGCAGCAACGGAGAAATCTATGGAAAAGGATGCATCTTCAggaaaaaatggaccaaaaacaaatgcctacaataacagaacaaaagctcacaggtgATCAGTGCAATCCGCCATCTTGCTATGACTGTTTACTCCCGTTGTGTATTGTGCAACGCTCTCCGTTCGTGACGCATCCGTGATTACAACAGTTCCGCTCAAAACTGGTGAGAACATTGGCTGGTtgactagctggcaccaaggttcaaagaatcctgaccagaaccggttcaagaatctgttccagtgttgccagacactgctgacgttttccagcccaaaatatgttcaaatccgacgACAAAATGCacgtaaaaccgcccaatctggcaacactgatctgttccctgttggttgatAAGGGCtatctttgcatgttctcctcatatgagtgtgggtttgctctggtttcctcccacagtccaaagacatgaagattaGGTCAACTTGctactctaagcccatgtttacattagaccgtatcagcggatcatcagattaacgttttaaaacgattagtgtgcacacagcaacaccaatacacgattcgcgtgcacacagcaacaccaatacacggatacactcagcgccgcaggcatcctgcgctccaaatcactccgccctgaacagcgagtgccctctggagggtgcgcactccggccctgcgcagctcacagagcgcgcgagtgaagtgcacaagcaatgatttgggactgagccgctgtgtgtgtgatcccagcgcatatcacttaccacttgcaagtggaaggatggcaagcctaaagacaatcataactacacaatgggcagtatttgcatcagtatttgcagtattttcatacttttatactctttaatgaaaggtgatacaaggcggaagtccgcgccgtttttcagcagtcgcatcacatgaccaacgccagcgaatcaggaaggtggatgtcacagtgacgttgtccaatgatgacgccagctagagctcagcacagcgtatctgcgtattctcaatgtttacacagcaccggagctgacacgatctggattgaatacgtggaccctggcggattcccgtttcccggcgtttccaggcggtttaatgtaaacggacaatgcatccgcgaagaaaatgagacagatacggtctaatgtaaacttggcctaaattgcccataggtgtgaatgtgagtgtgaatggctgtctgtttcTGTGTTAACCTGTCCAGGCTGAACCCCTCCTCTCGCCCAATATCAGCTGGGAtaagccatttgcaggaattggtcacgtgtcaattttccacgtagcaacaagcccatggtgggcaagctaacttgacattccttgacaaccatagagTTTGACTGGGGATGCGAAACAATCCATTTCTATACCTGTTTACCTTttctaccaattttttttttttttaaacctgagttttcgtgtgtacttggaaaagtttgtggttttaacttctgtcgtaagttaaaacgAATCATTGACTGTAAAAgaattttttggactcaagtcggtcaccgccgaaagaaattcacgtgcaaaATGGcagatatatctgtatttatatatttgtatttattttcaagaatcttcacacattaagcgaatgataaaggtagaaaaggagacatTTATAAgttaaacatacctgagaaatccgccatttcgcacgtgaatttctttcagcagcaaccaacttgagtccaaaaaaaccTGTCTTTtgcggccaatgattcgctttaacttgcgacagaagttaaaaccacaaactttttccaagtacacacgaaaatttgggtccaaaaaaaaaaaaaagacagtagaaaaggtaaaaacagctattatagaaatggattgcttcacattgccagtcaaactcttacggttgtcaaggaatgtcaagttagcttgcccaccatgggcttgttgctatggggaaaattgacacgtgaccaattcctgcaaatggcctattggcTCCAGTTCACCTGCGACCCACAGTGGATAAGCGCTATAGATATTGAGCGAAATCAATTCACATAGGATTAACGTGATCCAGTTACGTTACACAATCTCAGGGATGTTGGTGCTGATAGGAAGAAAGAACTATAGCGTTTAACATGATTAACTAACTTTAATCAAGACTAACGGTCTAGCATTTTAAATTCTAATTACAGAAGATTGCATTTAAAGATTCGATTCCAGCTCCATTGAAAGACACCAACACACGGTTACGCCAGTAGAACCTTTGAGGTACTTGGTTTGGATTTACCaagtaataaataaaatataaaaataataaatgtgaCCTTGAAAAtggtatttaatttttttttttaaatgcacagcCTATTTGGTAACtggctctttttatttatttaacctgaagaaagtcaagtttatttttattgcgcttttaacaatacattgtcgcaaagcagctttacagaatttgaatgactttttaaacatgagctcattttatccctaatctatcctgaatgagcaagcctgtggcgacggtggcaaagaaaaactcccttagacgacatgagagaggaaccagactcaaaagggaacctatcctcatttgggtgaaatTGTTTAGAAAGTTAAAACCTTTCTACATCATTTTGAAGAAATATGAAGTGCTGTCCAAGTGTTTTTAgaggaaaaaacaacaacccagttTTGGTCAAAAACAGACTTTTAGCTGTTTtagtcactcactacgtttacatgcacgtccaaatcgagctgctgttggtaatcgagcaaagggtcccagcaggggtgccagagaaatccaatgctacatgcacaagtgaaatcgggctattgtgcaaggtgcattgtgcacccgagccacacgtggcgctacacgccccatcgtgttggtacacttccggttgtcgtcatgaagaagagctatagtgttgccagatactgctgacgttttccagcccaaaacatgttcaaatctgctaaaattcacttaaaacccccaatctggcaacactagcagttccgtgttcaagctgttaggcttgctctaacagactatggctacaaactgtccggcgcagaccactgttttgtaagacaacttattttgcacaataatatttttctaaagtccattttttgcttacaaaaacatacatatatattttttgcttacaatttaactcgtCTACAAAaaattcaattgttttgtttttattgacattcttcagatgttggagatatatatatatatatatatatatatatatatatatatatatatatatatatatatatatatatatctcaatcacacacacacacacacacacacacacacaatgacttgtttatgtacacaattcacagctatgcaacagctgtacagatgtatttggtgatacagtaagtgagctaaattttaacagtgcaaacaatgccacagaaagaaaagattcatgccgttgtcatgattcgttgtcatgccgaccgaggctgttgtgtttcccgcttgtggtctcgtcactcatcacttccggaagtagctcgactactagctcgatagggtatacatgcacaaagtagctcggcagaaatcgcataaactaggtcgtgtagctcgattccgagaaatcaagttcggttcaatttcagccgaattaaggtgtatacatggcattttgaacttcgatttcagtcgagcaacagcagaaattcgattctctctgtgtgcatgtaaacgtagtgaccgtGATGTCTGACAGGTTTTCCAGACCAATACACACAGAGCCACGGAACTGTTTCCACAGCTGGATACGAGTACAGGCCCAATTCTTTTCAAATCACGTTCATAGGATTGGAGCAGTGTTACTTTTGTGAGCTTTCCATCATGGTGTGAGTGATTGCACTAAGAGTATCACATAATTAAAGGTGCAATAGTAGATTTTTATGTTGTGTTATTTCATACATGCGCACAAAACCTGCAGAATATATAGAAAATGATGAAAAATAATGGTTTAAGCCATGACCTTGGGGTAACAGTATGTGGAAAAACTGAGTTTGTTTTTTTACTAAAAAAGGTGTTCTAATGGCTAGCCCAcctacttaaaggagaactgaaggtaaattgtttttatcaaaattctattaatctcatttttttaaaatataggaatgcattttgatcgctattttgtcgctgctatagcaagttatgaatgtttgaaatatgctctgtcatACATCAGTCCATGTGTTAAAGCAATgggtgtaaacgagattcgttgagacctgtgcgagacatcgtaggacggaagtaaaacgtacagcggaaatccaagtgaccaacatctgccaacgttgtcaaaagccctctttcgaatgctgatgtaatcaagttgGAAATTTTGATTTGTTTTGATGGCGATCTGGAAAGTTTGCAAAGTGGgccgtaatcatcatttaaactcgttttcgtgcaatattttgtttggaaaacagttttcaaaatggcggcgctgacgggtcacgtttcgaagtctcgtgaagatcgcgcagataagcaacgcctgccgtggaccaaatgaaccaaattcaacgtggctaaaaaccaaataggccgataagtataatatttagttgccgatataaggttactaaaactgaaaacgtaattgaagaacgtgttaattaagaaataaagcaagtttaaaaatgacttcggttctcctttaaactTTAGTTTCATTTTCATCTGGGGAGGGGGACCTAATTTTAACTAAGGCACCTTTAAGTGACCGGTTGCATAGATGAAGAGTGAGGAAAAATGTTTGATCACATGCTGTGCAACGCATACAGCAATAGTAGCCGTTTATGAATTAAATGTTAACAGGACCACAGTAAAGGAATTTAAATAGTACCTCAAtccattacactttttttttttttttttaactttttttaaaaataaatgctaAAATTGCATGAACTAGGGCTCCAGAGTGACACGACAGAAAAGCATTCACACCATTGTCTGGAGCTTGCGATGATTCAAATACTGATGATGGGGCAAAATTTCAGTGTTTCCTCTACCATTATATTGGGCTCCCCCCCCCCACGCATTTCAAGGTTCTACACATtttattgttctaaaataaatgtgaagacctTTTAAAGGAGTCGtatttaactgtttgttcaggtccaaatgctctgtaataggagctGTGGGGAGGGGTCCTGCAAATGACCAGTGGATCATTCCATCCTCATCCAGCAGCCCCCTCCCCTCCCAAACCAGTGAACTTGGGGGAAACACTGAATTTGCTCTCAAGATTGGAGGAAGGACGTTACTGTCTTTGCTCTGTCCATCCCAGTGACACTAGTCAGTCGtgagcatctgtgagctcatgtatgtagaagaCGGTAGATAGCGCTTGCCTCTGGGTGTGTTGCATTGCTCTGCGACACAGCACAAGCAGTGGTTGGTTAGCGTCACATGTCGTGGAGGAAAGACGTTTGCTCCACCATCCCAAGTTGGAGGTTGCCATGTCATCGCAGATAAATAGCAGGAAGAAAGGtgttgtgtgtgggttttttttttttttttaaacttgtgtatgcagggatggcaattttccgccgaacagcggaaatccgccgttttgaatttcaattttatcatttttGTGGAACGTCTAAATCCGTAGAGAAAAGTTTTGGGGGGGGTTAGGCACCTAACTTTTATTGCTGCTACCGAGATTAGTGTCAAATCGTATCGAAACCACATGTCTCGCGAACAACGGAAGCTTCTATATCGAGTGTAACAATGAAAATAAGCAAATGAGTCTGTGATTGGTTGCGAAGTGAAGGATTCAACCAATGCGAAAGCATGTTTCATTTcactggctgccattttgcctttAGCTAAATGTCTTGCACGAGGTTTTGAGAGCATTGTTTTCCGCGGAAATATGAAGTTTTTATCACGAGATCAAGAAGCATCGGTGGCTGAAATTGACAAAAATGTCAAGAACAAATTTCGTTGGGATTGGCTACAGCGGACAGTTACTACGAAAGTGAAACTTGGGGGAAAAAGGAGATCAGCGAGACGCTTGAACAGTTTATCAAGAAGTGCGATTTGCCTGGCAAAGCATTTTGCATTTATTGTAACGATGTGATCAACTACGGATCCCGTGGCTGTGTGGCATTAATTGACCATGCTTCTAAGGTCAAGAAACACTCGGATGTTATTGCACTTCGTAAATATGCCTGGGGCAGTCAGAGTAAGTTGTctttttttctattaaactttAGATACTTATTTTTATCATGTATTTTTCACACAATATACATGTAAAATGGCTAGAAAATAGGTAGAAGAGGCTAAAAAGGCTAAAGCTTCAGGGGGGCTCTGCCCCCCTGAACCCTCCGTTCGGAGTTTCAGCTGAAATAAAATTTTCCTGTTGCCATCCCTGTGTATGTATTAGTTGTAGCTGAAGAAATAAAATCTGCTGCTCTTATTTTTCAGGCTGCAGTCCGGAAGAATATCCCCGTCTACAAAGAAACCGTCAAGAGCAACATTGAAGTCTGCGTCGACAAGGACAACTTTCTCTCCCCTGACATGTAAGAGCTCACCTGTCTGCTCTGTCCCTGTTTCTTCTTTATGAAGTGTGGGGTGAAGAACTCGTGTCACACTCTCTAGAAACCTTTATTTAAACTTAAACAGGGTAGTCCAATCAGTCGCTATACGCCCCTGCTATCAAAAGGAGCCCTGTTACACATTTACAATATACAACAAATATAAACTAAAAAAGaaactagagcggtggctacaattatcagcaccttttcagatttgccaataaacaattttacaaaggtgagtttcagttacaatagttattattggttaatcaatcaaccagaaggcccgcctcgccctttgagcttgtcgtctgatgacgcagctctttacctgagatggaattttttttcagcatgatcaGAAGTTTGAGGAAACCCCAGATATTATCAGAAGTAAGCACggcggaaagatcatggacatgtttttactgatcaaattcactaatatttcatgatctccttgttgaaacctactgtttcttactctttcatttgacagtcaccattttgtatctaaacacgtgtttgagaagtcatatgatgtgaggtgtcgataatagtgatcactttcaccggtgtccaccattatattatacaccctgtggaattaagggacatttacaactgttatggaatcCTATTCCAATAAATAGAAttcgaccagaattaaattcctagaatattaaaagaaaaaaaattacatacttgaaatattcagttttctattccattcagaaaatatttttgcagtttgttgtaaatatctaccacatattacaatatcagtagacactttatatttttagatggaaatttaaaatctcaatttaaaaaaaataaaatcaacctttgacctggattttcatgtggttacaaagtCAATTgcctgacatttattggtaaactataaaactaaaaaaattaatacaaacaacaacgaatgattaacaaaatgtgatctatgaaaatacttaagtggaacaaaaagattttctgacaggttaaacattatcagttcatttgtttttacaaatagaattacttcattAACGTAagaaccgacatcgatatatttatataaaagatatcttATACTAAATAAGTatgcaaaacacattttaaattaaaaaaaaaaaaaaaaacttttaatgcCACGTAccggggttggttttttttttttttttgttttttttttttaaatctgggtgtcgataattgtggaatggtgtcatgtgatctgatgtgctaagtaatcgggaatcaacttttGCGTTCTCTCCTCCAGTGGAAGTTTAAGTAATTACccgtgcacaatttacgtattgaaagactttttctacttttgcaatggccaaaagattgtcgataactgtagccacTGCTCTAGTTATGATTCATATTGCAATGTGTatatattcaatatattcaaatttATTATAAATACAAAActgtataaataaaatacattagtgaaatataaaatatgaactATAAACTATAACCTtagtccatttaaaaaaaaaaaatccatgatgaGGGATTTTTTGGCCAGCTCAGTTCTTCCCCTTGGTAAATGTAACCTATTGCTTTGCCTAGTATTTCTGCTGTGGATTGCATTATTGAATGTAAAATAATTTTTTGAAAAATTGCAGGCAACTCATTAATACACTTAAGTTTGAACACACGATCAGCCCACCGACTTTGTACACTGGGCCCCTTAACTacgtctaaaggccaatttatgctgacaacccagtcctcgcagatagcgtcgcagacagtgtctgcgtagcccccccaccttcgcagacgctctgcgcgcacctcccaaaaattgtgaccaccgcagaagcctcgcagacagcgccgcagacaagagggctctgattggtccactctacatccgctgtacacgcacttccacttccctactttcctggtttgttttgttttcacgaccggcatttttaaaaacacgagcaaagatggagcagcatgaagagcggttgattgaggaagtacatctatacgactccagttctagtcgtcataaaaaaaaaaaaagttctagtcattataagtaaccggaggatgaaCGCTcccctaaccacacccaccaactactcctagcgactttgcgcccccttgcgttgtgccggtgaataacatcgcgcacgcctattactccccgctcaccgataaattacaactgtctgcgaaaagctatctgcgaaagccttgtcgcaagagcatgcagaggccttaaggctcCATCACTCGCCCCTGTTCCATTAACTATTCTTGCAGCATGCCGCTCTAAAGTCTCTCAAAGTGGCCTTTTTGTATATTTGCTGATTTAAAGCTGCCTCTCTCACCTAATTGAGAATCCATGTTGGTTTATTGTGAACAGCTCTGGAGGTGTGGAGGTTTATAATGCTAACGGCAAGATCAAGGTGTCCAACACTCTGGAGAGCAGACTGGATCTTCTGGCTCAGCAGGTAACGATGGTGCATGAAGACGTTTAATGGAAAAGCAAACACACAATTGTGGTCATTTTGTTTAAATGTCATTGCAGTGATCTCAG
The Neoarius graeffei isolate fNeoGra1 chromosome 8, fNeoGra1.pri, whole genome shotgun sequence genome window above contains:
- the atp6v1e1a gene encoding V-type proton ATPase subunit E 1a → MTLSDADVQKQIKHMMAFIEQEASEKAEEIDAKAEEEFNIEKGRLVQTQRLKIMEYYEKKEKQIEQQKKIQISNLMNQARLKVLKARDDMILDLLNEARVRLANIAKDSAQYSTLLEGLIMQGFYQLLEPKVVIRCRKDDLAMVEAAVRKNIPVYKETVKSNIEVCVDKDNFLSPDISGGVEVYNANGKIKVSNTLESRLDLLAQQMMPEIRVALFGVNQNRKFMD